One window of Prionailurus bengalensis isolate Pbe53 chromosome B1, Fcat_Pben_1.1_paternal_pri, whole genome shotgun sequence genomic DNA carries:
- the LOC122468249 gene encoding platelet factor 4-like encodes MRLRVGARAPRPLPISGLLLLGLLLLPAVVALPRGDPEGDEHLRCVCVKTTSEVRPKHIRSLEVMGATVHCPVPQMIASLKNGRKICLDPNAPLYKKILRKLLES; translated from the exons ATGAGGCTTCGAGTGGGTGCCCGCGCCCCCCGGCCCCTGCCCATCTCGGGGCTCCTGCTCCTGGGACTGCTGCTCTTGCCAGCCGTGGTCGCCCTCCCCAGAG GGGACCCAGAAGGAGATGAGCACCTGCGCTGCGTGTGCGTGAAGACCACCTCCGAAGTCCGTCCCAAGCATATCCGCAGCCTGGAGGTGATGGGTGCGACAGTCCACTGCCCCGTTCCCCAGATGAT AGCTTCTCTGAAGAATGGTAGGAAAATATGCCTAGACCCGAACGCCCCCCTGTATAAGAAAATACTCCGGAAGCTTTTGGAGAGCTAG